GCGTCACGACaactcattaaatattaattacattaatattctcCTCGCATTCAGGTGTGAACGTGCATAGCGACGATTGTGTTGGGCTATGGAAACgctatatttaaatatgacgTCAATTTATCTGAAGCATGCAGTATATTACATCGTAGACTGGTTTTTGCCAAGTGAACCGTAATACATCTGCGTACTAACTAGTTAACTGCCGTTGATAATCATGTCACATTAATTCTAATAGTGCTAATATAAATATCACTTACCAACAAAACAAGAATACACCAGAACGACAGTTTTCAGTACAATTTTAACTCCATTCACAATTTTCTCTTTAATCTGCGCTTTGACATCTCCTTCTAATATCTGCGCTAGATCGTACTGTAGAGTGGACTTAAGACTGCTGTTACTATGGAGACCAATCAGAGTGTTTAGCAGTTCCACCATGGACTGCGAATCTAGAAGGTATAGGCTCACAAGGCAGGAACAGGCAACCTGGAATAGATATTGTACAGTTAGTAGTCAATACTTGTAATTGGGTGAttcttcagaaaaaatatactagttaaggtcatatcattatcctcaccaactggttcacttcactgtgatgcctaaaatcttttgattcttacttcatctaataatagccgtagtactttacaagtttaggtaaaaataatattaaatcaagcaatctgcagtatgaaaagtgtggtgaggataatgatgttcttaatttctGTCACTTTTTTCTGGAGAATCACCCAATTACTCAATACTTTCTTGATTCCCCAAAGTGAGTTCTTAAATTGTAATACTTAAATATAGTCCCAATGAATAATAGACAGTACCACAAGttgcacacaacgccatctagtcacaAACTAAGTAAATCTTCTCATGATAGATATAAGTGCAAGAAAAGTAGGTAGGCTTTTGCCCAAAACTAGAACGATTCTTAATTCAGATGAAAAAAGAAGTAAAGTATTTGTTCCTAAAGGTACCTTCTACCACCAcgtaaaattacattacaatagttgtggaagcgtgacagcggaACACACGacgtagagtgccatctctctttcacacatgcaataatttactttatgaCGTAGTTGTGGGCCCCTGGTCTCATAAAAAGAGAGAaaagtttttgtgttgaataatatctatttatgtaaaaagaGAATAACATATGGACCTCAACACTAATTTCGACATTCTGCAACTTCTGCTTGCAAACGTCGATAATGGTCTGATTGAAGTTTGATATGGAGTGCCACTGCTGTTGCACCAGCCTCTGTAGAGACTGCATGCCAGGCTTCACGGTCTTACCGCCTATCTGTAATTGCAGACCTGGAATCAATTCATATAAAGGTTATTtgaataacagaaataaaatatttcatttctttttctaaGTAATGCATCCTGCACTAAAGAATcaaatctttgtgtcgcgggggttctCACAAACATACAATGCACATGCACAAAagcacccaaactcagaacaagcattggtggatcacaACGCTTGTTCCACGCTTGTTCGAACCCGCGATATGTCGCGCACAGTAGGTTAGGTGTTGTGACGTTGTGCGAAAGTTTCACGAAAACGCGAAAATGGGTCAGTGAGGAAATTATATAAACAGCGTCGCTAGCCATTATCACTTAGCTATAATATCATGtctattacatattataaactaCCTGTATTGATATGTCGCGCCATAATAAACAGTTGTGTGGCCTTCACATAGTCCTCAGCCTCAATACTAATCCATATCTTTTCAGGTATTTCCATCAACAGCTTCACTTGAACTGACAAACTGTGCACTGGGTTTGTATTAAACTGGAAACTGGAGAGTTTTACATTTTACTGTATATTGGCAGAATGTTCAAACACTCAAGTAGTGGGTAAAAGAAATTGGCAGTAATTTGATATCATGGGGTAGCAGAGCCGACTTGACAATCAGATGTGTTTTATATTGAGCAGTCTCCTAACACAGGTTTTATTAACTTCAAAGGAGAAGTATAATTGTCCAATTAAGTATGATTTGATATTCCTCTTCATCTGTTTGTATTCTGACTCAAACAACTTTTAAGCCGAggaaaataaggttttaaaacctccattttatatcatttttatataaaagcataaataaattaaccaaaaGCCTAACAATGTATTTCTCCAAACATAAACATACCTCTGAGTAGCTGATGGTTTCTCATCAATCTTGAACCCCACCAAATGTGTGTTATGCAGGTTCTTACAAGCCGCCATCATTTCACTGATGTGGTTCAGAGTACTACCCGTTGTGTCCTTCATCTCCTCAATAGTGTCAGCTGCATGGATCAGGTCTCGGTATCTCTCACtgaaattaaatggaaaattttgttaaaatttaacataaccacatttgtaaattattacagTTGTGCTATTATAGATTATCACatttataagtacttaaatcaatcaattcagcctaccAAGGTCCAGTGTTGGCCAAAAAACTGAACTggtaaaaaaacctttaaataatctttaattcaataaaagcCTAGGAGTTAATCTTCttcttgttttttgttatgttgtacaataaagagtattctatctatctatgcTATCTATCTTATTTCAGttgaaatttaactttaaatttactaaaaattaagtaaatttttaaGTGTCTTACCCGACCATAGCCCGCAACTCCTCTCTTTTCCTCTCAATCTCATATTGTAGCTTCTTCTGCACCTGATCTATATCACTAATAGAGTGGCTTTGAAACAATTGCTCAGGAACTATCTCCAATAGGTTAGGTTGGGTCATTTTTGTATCTCCAAACTTTGCAGTCTATGTATTATAGCATCTGTACAAGTCAGATAACTATCAACTCTTTGATATATAGGAAGAAAATGGTCCTACAATACTAAGAAACAAattgttgatattattttgattgccAAGTCAACAAGATCGGTGACAGTTGTGACAGATCACCTGAATGACAGCTGCCAATTTTGAAAGCGTTCAGATTTAGCGACGTCCTTCAGAAATGACGGTCGACCGTCATTTCTGAAGATAATTTTAAGATAAGATTATTCttagataataaaatgttattagacCGCGgtctaataacattttattatctaaGAATATAAGGTACCTACCAAACAAATGTGGTCAAAAATATCATAGACcctaatattacaataatttattaaggttTGTTATGCAAACATTGTTCTTGCTCAAATCTTCATAAATTCCCGAAACAGCTTTAAGAAATAGAAAGACTCATCTCTTCAAGTTAgcacacacattttttttaaatacggttATAAGTCTAATAAAACAAGGCtctttaaagaattttatcTGAAAAGTGATCGGGTAAGTCAACCAGTATTAAGTCACATATGCCTGAAGGCAGTTACAAAACTACTCTCTGTAGTTATAAAACTAATAGGCTTTCGTGTAATCATGAAATAGATAATTTTACTGTACGTACATACGCGTGTATTTCGCTGAATTCctaaacggctagaccgatttaaatgtattttttttattcctttggATGAAGCTCCGGATggttaaaattcttaaaaagtGAGTGAGAATCGTGAAAGGATttaggggaggcctttgcccagctgagGGACACAGTAGGATAGGTATAAAAAATTGCATCCTGATCAATTTAACTCTCACGCAAGACAACCTGTCAGATCCTTATGAAATGAAAGCATTCCTTTTTCTGAATAATCCCAGTTGATTTCGTACTTTTTTTTCTACCAAAAAAAGGCCCTTGCGTTTAGGATTTTATCTTTTTGTCGCAAAGCacaagtcacccagactcaggacaaccaatcgtggattacacaaatgtttaccgaggatcgaacccgcgatacgtcgcgctcagtgatGACATTGACGTATACTCGGCTATGCACTGCTGGCGTGCAACCTTCCGGATCACGCGAAGCGAAGATGATTCCCGTCGGTTTACCACGACTTGACTCTCAATTTAAAGGACTGTTACTTACCTTTGTTAGAGGAAAATGGAAAGAAGGCCATAAATCACACACAAAATACATAATGCCCCAAGGACAAGGTTTTAGTTCGAGAACGACTATAATTACTCAAAGAAATACCACTtatcgaaataataaatataatcaaagtacataatacaatttcaattttgcagtaaaataacaataagttGTTTACAGTCAAATTCGGAGTCGCATACTCGGTACACTTACATCGTATGACATTGAAAGAAATAATATCACAATTTGCAGatcattatattaatgaaattcattttaaaagattttattttgtataaacttttaagtacaataaaatatactttgatataaaaatttcagtcagattaaaaaaacaaatattttatacattattgcaagaaaaatggaaattaaattttgtaaatttttcctATAAAAAGAGTTTGAACTCAACATTTAACGTACATTCACCAATTTCCCATCCTGTATTTACACGAAACTACATTAAAGGAATTATCCTTGTATTCGTTTAGCTTTATGAGACACATTTGAAATACCTCCGAATACCGCACATATTTATTCCCGCCACTCCTTAAAATtgtcaacaattttattaaagaaactttatttttgtttgataattaaaatcttGTTCACCTAATAGTTTAAAGCACAATTTCCTACGCAATATGAAATGTTAGAACAGGCACTATTTTTTAAGTATAGACACCCTATTATCGAGCCAATGTCAGGGGCATGTATTTGTACATTGTTCGTACTTAAAACGAGTTATTGcccttaattaatattactttaggaaCATGATTGGGGTCGTCGTTGACCCCTCATATAGAAAAAATGCAAAGCCGAAGTGTGCGCGTTTTAACGCATTTTGTTTAACGAAAGATAAGTTTGACAATATGCTACGCATTGCGACTTATCGCAAAATTACTCAGTACATCAGTCTGGAAACTTATaatcagaatataaaataaatactcgtATTAAATGGACCGTTCACAAAACAAGATTCaacttgaaattaataaaaatgattttctttttcattataaaaatatataataacactAAAAATATCCATGTTTAACGGTGCAACATTGATCTatttgttacattaaaattacacttaattCAACTTTTTTAGTTGGCTGTAGAAAATGATATCTGAAACATAAAATGCCTGGAATTGTTGTTATTGcagtattttaatactatattatCATTGCAACTTGCAATCCTAAAATAATACGTGAAATTTTGAGATCATAACGGCAGTGTCGAGccaatttagaaataataattttattacgaaaGTTTAGTCTTATcgagatttaaaattacatgcttagcatattttttttacaaaacatttactaAGGGTTAACATGGGGGTTATATTATAGCCTTTTACTTAATAAAGGAACTCACAAACCACGTCTTGATTAGTGGTATCACCGTTACTATACGACAAGATAATTGTCTTCTTTGATCGAAGGTACTTCCGAGCACAATGTCACCGaatatgttatataattatattaaaattacgaaGATGTTGCTATTCTGTTGAAAATCTTACTTATACttatgtttacaatatttttcgatTGCTTGCATGTTTGACGTGCCGTCACTAAATTACATTAACGGCTATCCCCTGAATAAGGCATTTTAAAACGCTGAGTCACGTCATGTTAATCTTATAGTAAAGCAACATTATCTACAGCCAACGAAACTGATATAAAACCGCTCTCACTACACTGGACCTCAACAACGTTATTATTGCGCTTGAGATTACACTTCACTTCAGTACATCACTTCGTAGACAGTCGCCTTCTTGTCACCAGACCCTGTCACTATAAACTTATCGTCCGCTGATATATCACAACTGAGCACCGATGATGACTCTTTCGActggaaataaaacaatttatgttaATGATTTATGTTCTAATTAAGAGCCTCGTCATTTTATTCTCGtgggaaaaaaaataatgaacaaaaataagttttaaagcaTTTACAACAGGGGTTTTTTCCcgtttaaaaagatttttcaatagcATTTAATCAGAATATAAGTTTGTGCTTAATAATACCTGTTTCTTACGTTTATAATGTAGTTCATATATATAGCTGTTAAGTCTACCTGGAATATGCTAGCGCCATATGGCGTCCGCCAGGCGTTGAGCAGGTTGTCCTTGCCTGTGGACACGAACCACTTCCCGCAGGCCGCGAACTTGAGCGACAACACGCACGACTCGTGCAGCAACAGCTGGTAGCGGTCCGGCTTGCCCGCGTGCAGGACCTCCACGTGGGAGTTCTCCATGCCCACCGCCAGCCACGAACCTACACGAATTAGGTTTATTGTTAGAAAATGTGTTTGTAAGGGCCACCTTCTTTCTGACTTCACCTTCAGATAAATTTACAATggattattcaaataatttttatgCTATTATGTGAATTAGGCATAATAAAGTGGTCATCAtccgcctagccttttcccaacaatgttggggtcagcttgcagtctaaccagattcagctaagtagcagtgttttacaaggagcgactgcctatttgacctgctcaaccctgttacctgggcaacacgatgccccttggttagactggttgtcagactttcaagcttctgaatacTTAACGTTATTACCGTCAGATGTAGGAATATGATCCGGGccaacccacaatttaacgtgccttccgaaacacggaggaactagTTATGACAAATATGGACATggacccatctacggaccaaccgcgtcaagcgtagcttaacctgtgatcgagtCACTCATGCagttacagcttagccacgaacGATTAGGTCACTAAGATATAATAAAGTTCCTTATTTAGACTGTTAGTGTTGAGGTATGTTACCGGTGGGGCAGTATCCGAGCGAGAAGATCTGGCTGGAGAAGTCGTGTTGGTGCAGCTGGCGGCCCTCGCGCAGGTCCCAGGAGCGCACGGTGTTGTCGAGGCCGCCCGTCCACAGCCGCGTGCCGTCGCCGCTGATGTCGATGCACGACGCGCCGTCCGTGTGGCCTAAGGAAACATAACAAAAGTTAACCTCTAAATAACTAACCGAAAATGCGTTCCGCAACAAGATTTGCTGGGCTTATGTTATGTTCAAGGCAACAAAAAagtcacaaaacaaaacttagGCTTTTAAACTAGAATCATACTTTTGAAAGGTCCACAATGAACTGAAATGTTTCTACCATAAACTTAAGCTAAACATACACGTTTGAAATGGTAAAAACATCTTACCTTGGAATTGTCTAACTAATGTTTGGTTCTGGAGATCCCATACTGCTATGTTGCCATCTGAACAGCAACTGAAGCAAAcctatagaaaacaaaaaaaatgctcaattaataacttaatacagattgtatggatagccgagtgttgaAGGTCTCGCAACGCAAAACTCATCAAATACCCGCATCGTGACGCGATTTTGATACccacataggacaagcatttgtctgatCTATGAACGCTGCTATGTTCTAAGTCTGgatgtcattgtgcatgtggccttatttgtacaaatatatatatatttatttgttcaaataaggctatatatatatatattattttttttgaagtttggCAACCAAGCCGTGACTAGTATCACGAAAGTCGTTATTAAGTCACTATGTTTGTATTCTCTGTCACAGTCTGGTTACCTTGGAGTCGGGGCTGATGGCGAGCGCGTAGCAGGCGGGCGCGGAGGAGGTGAGTTCAGCTCGCATGCGCGGCGTGGGCGAGGCCAGGTCCCAGATGGACAGGTTGGACGCCTCGCCGCCTACGATCAGCGTGCGACCGTCCGGCAGCAGCTTCACCGAGCGGATGTAGTTGTCGCGTTGctgtaattcattattatttatgtcaatatagttgttttatttttctatattgaAACTGGAGGTGATCTTGaagttttttatcattttgcagAACCTTTTAGATAAGTAAAGCAAATACATTTTGTTGTCAGATGAATGGCTTAGCTGTACAATTGAGCGGCAACCATATAGCAGCCTATATCAGTATTGTAAAAGCGCAAGTACTGTGAAGATACGTAAGTAATACGTACGAGACAGTCAAGTTGCGAGAGCGGTTCCAGAGCATTAGGCGAGGAGGGGTTGGAGATGTCCCAGAGCTTGACGCAGCCCTTGCCGCCGGTGTAGGCGTGGCGCGCGCCCGGCGTGGCGGCCAGCGCCACGGCGCACACCACCTCGCCGTGCGGCAGCGCCAGCACCgcgcgcgcgccccgcgccACGCCCGCGCCGCCCAGCGCGTCCGCCGGGAAGCCCACCGGCTGCAGCGGCCCGCCGCACGAGTGGTACGAGTACGCGCTGCAACACAACCAGCCCACGTGTGCCAATACTGCCAATAGTGCTGATGGTCGTCACTAGCTATTGAGACGCAACGATTTCTTTTGTGACATGGAAGGAATTGAAATCGTCGGTAACAGGATTAATAGTGagcgtttaaattaataattcgtcAGTAAAAATGTACACGTATGCCTTTTAGGCAATAAGCCGCTACAAATCATCGTTTAGTACGTAAAATCGGAACATGGCTATCTAACGGCTGTGTCTAGTTCAATTGCCCATTACACTACACCCAACGATATTACATTTACACAATTTTCTACTAAAAAATGTCatgaaacaaaaagtaaatacatataaaaattgtcgacataataaaaagtaaatatgatACTAACGGCTTGGCGGGCGCGATGCCGTTGGTTCGGTGATGGTTGTCATAGTGCAGCggcagcgcgggcgcgggcgcggcgccgcggtAGGCCGCGTACGCGCCGAACGGGTACGCGCCGCGCCCAGACGTGGGCGTGGGCGCGCGGCCCAGCttgcccgcgccgcccgcgcccgccgggCCCCCGCCGCCTGGGGTGCCGGGCTTCTCCTGGACAACGGAGGAATATCACATTTGATTAAACATTGATCATGAGGAAGTATAGTCCAGTACATCATTACATAAATTACATATGTTTCTTGCATcacacaaaaactttaaaacacaaaacGCTCTTTAGTGTGCTTCCCCCAAGCTATCATgttcctttattatttaaattgtttctaaattaTCAATGGGTAGAATGTATGATAAAACGCATATTCAAATACATGCCTAATACCTCATTAGTGAAATTATAATGACAATTAAAAGCTATATTTATgctacaaaactttaaataaacatataagaAGATATACGAAGGCAACCAACTCACGTCTTTGGAACTCTTGGGTGTTGACCGGCTGGACGAGGAGCCGGATCTCGAAGGAGGTCGCGGACCGTTCTCTGTTCTCTCGCCGCCTTCCGTACGAACACTAGGGGAACCTCTTTCTTCCTGCAACGacatgataaaaacaaaaatataagtacaagaaaaaaataagtcttttttgttaatttagttattaaaagaCTCTTTTATCCTATAAAAACTAGCATACTGCTCTTCAATCCTGCTTGATGGACAAGGGTTTCGATGTACATTTTTGATAAGGAGAATAATTGAGTCAAAAATTCATGGACACGCCTGCTAATTAccgtaaacatttttaatacagtttACCTTCTAAGTACTTTATTTACTATCAACACTGAAAGCAAATATTCCTCATTGATACAGCTTAtgattacataaatattttagtcattaaaataaatataagtagctGCATACACTATCATCTTGGTATTTCCATAGGGTCTAATCAGTTAGACCGAAATAAACTCAATTGAAATCAGAACAGGATAAATCCTGTCACAGCCTTGAAGTTCTGCGTAGTAACAGAGCACAGAATCTCATCTTACCTCATTCGCAACATCAACAACAAGATCTTGATCACTCTTTTCAGCATCGCTGTCCTAGAAATGTATATGATCATTAAtacaacataaaacaatagTTATAGTAAAGAATACAGCAATAAAGTTATGAAAAGTATATAGCAATAATTATCAGCAATGTATGATACAAAGCATCTGAACAAACAAGCGTTGGAACGGACGGCTATTGCTGAATCATATACacattaaattctttttaatgttattttatgcaaatatcaTTGTCAtaaggtaaaatatttgtaa
This portion of the Trichoplusia ni isolate ovarian cell line Hi5 chromosome 19, tn1, whole genome shotgun sequence genome encodes:
- the LOC113503380 gene encoding protein groucho-like isoform X5, which translates into the protein MYPTATRHPAAAVRGPQPPAGPIKFTIADTLERIKEEFNFLQAQYHTLKLECEKLASEKTEMQRHYVMYYEMSYGLNVEMHKQTEIAKRLSGIIGQVLPFLAQEHQQQVASAVERAKQVTMSELNAIIGQQQQQGLQQLLQQIHASAGLSHGVAGAGGLLGAGGLLFAPGGGPPPPPHLPPPAHKVELPPPADIKPAVLAGGPAPAPLLPGQPPPRDDDRHNARVLQQQRRSVSPHEREQKYRPRSPVEPEALDVKRRKEEKDSDAEKSDQDLVVDVANEEERGSPSVRTEGGERTENGPRPPSRSGSSSSRSTPKSSKDEKPGTPGGGGPAGAGGAGKLGRAPTPTSGRGAYPFGAYAAYRGAAPAPALPLHYDNHHRTNGIAPAKPAYSYHSCGGPLQPVGFPADALGGAGVARGARAVLALPHGEVVCAVALAATPGARHAYTGGKGCVKLWDISNPSSPNALEPLSQLDCLQRDNYIRSVKLLPDGRTLIVGGEASNLSIWDLASPTPRMRAELTSSAPACYALAISPDSKVCFSCCSDGNIAVWDLQNQTLVRQFQGHTDGASCIDISGDGTRLWTGGLDNTVRSWDLREGRQLHQHDFSSQIFSLGYCPTGSWLAVGMENSHVEVLHAGKPDRYQLLLHESCVLSLKFAACGKWFVSTGKDNLLNAWRTPYGASIFQSKESSSVLSCDISADDKFIVTGSGDKKATVYEVMY